In Trichocoleus desertorum ATA4-8-CV12, one DNA window encodes the following:
- the hemF gene encoding oxygen-dependent coproporphyrinogen oxidase: MTTSSTPEATASKPTLPTDSRQRVSQFLKDLQDQICQGLEQLDGQATFQEDAWDRPEGGGGRSRVMREGRVFEQGGVNFSEVWGSHLPPSVLVQRPEAAGHKFYATGTSMVLHPRNPYIPTVHLNYRYFEAGPVWWFGGGIDLTPYYPFAEDVVHFHQTLKQACDAHHPEYYPTFKLWCDEYFYLKHRQETRGVGGIFFDYQDGLINHLYRGLEAEGPAALHSNQVGQIGSRSWEEIFSFIQSCGQAFLPAYVPIAERRQNTEYGDRERNFQLYRRGRYVEFNLVYDRGTIFGLQTNGRTESILMSLPPLVRWEYGYEPEPNTPEAELYQTFLKPQDWVNWFSSAPQS; the protein is encoded by the coding sequence ATGACTACTTCTTCCACTCCTGAGGCAACTGCATCTAAACCGACCCTTCCTACTGACTCACGCCAACGAGTCAGTCAGTTCTTGAAAGACCTGCAAGATCAAATTTGCCAGGGTTTGGAACAGCTAGACGGGCAAGCAACATTTCAAGAAGACGCTTGGGATCGGCCTGAAGGGGGCGGCGGGCGATCGCGGGTAATGCGAGAAGGCAGAGTGTTTGAGCAGGGAGGGGTGAACTTCTCTGAAGTCTGGGGTTCTCATCTACCCCCCTCCGTTTTAGTTCAACGTCCAGAAGCCGCAGGTCATAAGTTTTATGCTACGGGCACTTCGATGGTGCTACATCCCCGGAACCCCTACATCCCGACGGTGCATCTCAACTACCGCTATTTTGAGGCTGGCCCCGTTTGGTGGTTTGGCGGTGGAATTGACCTCACCCCTTACTATCCTTTTGCGGAAGATGTGGTGCATTTTCACCAAACCCTGAAGCAAGCTTGCGATGCTCACCATCCTGAGTACTACCCCACCTTTAAGCTGTGGTGCGACGAATACTTCTACTTGAAGCATCGTCAAGAAACGCGAGGGGTAGGCGGTATCTTCTTTGACTACCAAGATGGACTCATTAATCACTTGTATCGCGGTCTGGAGGCAGAAGGCCCAGCTGCACTCCACAGCAATCAAGTAGGCCAGATCGGTAGCCGTAGCTGGGAAGAGATCTTTAGTTTCATTCAGTCCTGTGGTCAAGCCTTCTTACCTGCTTACGTACCCATTGCCGAACGCAGACAGAATACAGAGTATGGCGATCGCGAACGTAATTTCCAACTCTATCGTCGCGGTCGTTACGTCGAATTCAACCTGGTTTATGACCGAGGCACAATTTTCGGTCTGCAAACCAATGGTCGCACCGAATCGATTTTGATGTCTTTGCCGCCTCTGGTGCGTTGGGAGTACGGCTACGAGCCAGAGCCCAATACTCCTGAAGCTGAACTGTACCAAACCTTCCTCAAGCCGCAAGACTGGGTTAACTGGTTTTCTTCCGCCCCTCAGAGCTAA
- a CDS encoding patatin-like phospholipase family protein: MSRLIKVLAIDGGGIRGVIPAMLLAEIEKRTGRAIAELFDVIAGTSTGGILALGLTKPNPNGKPAYSAVDLVHLYEAEGQRIFPKSSLSKLRSLVNQKYPAIGIETVLRQYFGDTLLSQSIKTVLIPSYDTELRCPYFFKSRKAKADRDRDFPMATVARATSAAPTYFEPLQARSKQGLVPSTFIDGGVFANNPAMCAYVEARRNHPETHDFLVVSLGTGELSASLNYAQIKNWGLLEWARPIFNIVSDGVSDTVDYQLQELLSTEDTEVNSKRYYRFQASLHALGRLDRGNHIDDASLENITFLKRIAQNTINSNEGELKSLCQQLVAEVIAS, translated from the coding sequence ATGTCTCGCCTGATTAAGGTTTTAGCAATTGACGGTGGTGGCATCCGAGGAGTCATTCCAGCGATGCTATTGGCTGAAATTGAAAAACGCACAGGCCGAGCGATCGCCGAGTTATTTGATGTGATCGCCGGAACCTCAACAGGCGGAATTTTAGCCTTGGGTTTAACCAAGCCCAACCCTAACGGCAAACCTGCCTATTCAGCAGTTGATCTCGTGCATTTATACGAAGCCGAAGGACAACGAATTTTCCCTAAATCTTCGCTGAGTAAACTACGCAGCTTAGTTAACCAAAAGTATCCAGCGATCGGCATCGAAACCGTTCTCAGGCAATACTTTGGCGACACCCTATTGAGCCAATCAATAAAAACGGTTTTAATTCCTAGCTACGATACCGAGTTACGGTGTCCTTACTTCTTCAAAAGCCGGAAAGCCAAGGCAGATCGCGATCGCGACTTTCCAATGGCGACTGTCGCTCGTGCCACATCTGCTGCTCCAACCTACTTTGAGCCGTTACAAGCCAGATCGAAGCAAGGTTTAGTACCCTCTACCTTTATTGATGGTGGCGTGTTTGCCAACAATCCCGCCATGTGTGCTTACGTAGAAGCCAGAAGAAATCATCCCGAAACTCACGATTTTCTGGTCGTTTCTCTCGGTACAGGCGAACTAAGCGCTAGCCTCAATTATGCTCAGATCAAGAATTGGGGCTTATTGGAGTGGGCTCGCCCTATTTTCAATATTGTGTCCGATGGTGTCAGCGACACCGTGGACTATCAATTGCAAGAGTTGCTATCTACCGAGGATACCGAAGTTAACTCAAAGCGCTACTACCGTTTCCAAGCTTCGCTCCATGCTCTTGGTAGGCTCGATCGCGGCAACCACATTGATGATGCCAGCTTAGAAAATATTACTTTCCTCAAGCGAATCGCCCAAAACACCATTAACAGCAACGAGGGAGAGCTAAAATCGCTTTGTCAGCAACTCGTGGCTGAAGTAATTGCTAGTTAG
- a CDS encoding STAS domain-containing protein, giving the protein MEQRTYTTQDGTTVIVLTPTGRLDITTAWQFRLKLQECISKLSRHVVVNLGQVNFIDSSGLTSLVAGMRDAEKVKGSFRICNVHPEAKLVFEVTMMDSVFEIFETEDEALEGVPRGIAS; this is encoded by the coding sequence ATGGAGCAGAGAACTTATACAACCCAAGACGGTACAACCGTCATTGTCTTAACCCCTACCGGACGCTTAGACATTACAACCGCTTGGCAATTTCGTCTCAAGTTACAGGAATGTATTTCTAAGTTGAGCCGCCATGTGGTGGTGAACTTGGGCCAGGTCAACTTTATTGACAGTTCTGGTCTCACCTCTCTAGTGGCAGGGATGCGTGACGCCGAAAAGGTCAAAGGCAGCTTCCGCATTTGTAACGTGCATCCAGAAGCCAAGCTTGTCTTCGAAGTCACCATGATGGACTCAGTATTTGAAATCTTCGAAACTGAGGATGAGGCTTTAGAAGGTGTACCTAGAGGGATTGCTAGCTAA
- a CDS encoding photosystem II biogenesis protein Psp29, whose protein sequence is MNNVRTVSDTKRSFYTVHTRPINSIYRRVVEELMVEMHLLSVNVDFHYDPIYALGVVSSFDRFMQGYRPEQDKASIFNALCQALGADPQKYRQDAEQLQALATQVSPQQLISPTGELSSLPGGQMLQETLQAIATQPNFKYSRLFAIGLFTFLEAADPELVKDEKQRTEFLKQAGTQLHLPEDKVQKDLELYRSNLEKMAQAQAAMEDILNADRKQREQRAQAKSETAIPSDAPKDEAPSA, encoded by the coding sequence GTGAATAACGTTCGCACTGTTTCAGATACTAAGCGCAGCTTCTATACGGTTCACACCCGTCCCATCAACTCCATTTACCGACGGGTCGTGGAAGAGCTGATGGTAGAAATGCACTTGCTTTCGGTCAATGTTGACTTTCATTACGACCCTATCTACGCGCTAGGAGTTGTGTCCTCTTTTGACCGTTTTATGCAAGGCTATCGCCCAGAGCAAGATAAAGCCTCAATTTTTAATGCCCTTTGTCAGGCTTTAGGAGCTGATCCTCAAAAGTATCGTCAAGATGCTGAGCAGTTACAAGCATTGGCGACTCAAGTGTCTCCGCAACAACTAATTTCGCCCACTGGAGAACTCTCTAGTCTACCGGGTGGCCAGATGCTTCAGGAAACCCTACAAGCGATCGCAACCCAGCCTAACTTCAAATACAGCCGCTTATTTGCGATCGGTTTATTTACCTTCTTGGAAGCCGCTGATCCAGAACTGGTTAAAGATGAAAAACAGCGAACTGAGTTCTTAAAGCAAGCGGGCACCCAGTTACACCTGCCAGAAGATAAAGTCCAAAAAGATTTGGAACTCTATCGCAGCAATCTAGAAAAAATGGCTCAAGCTCAAGCCGCGATGGAAGACATCCTCAACGCTGATCGCAAGCAGCGGGAGCAACGGGCGCAGGCAAAGAGCGAAACGGCGATCCCTTCCGACGCTCCTAAAGACGAAGCCCCCTCCGCTTAG
- a CDS encoding SRPBCC family protein, whose product MAKFWTKRRLQRHRIKFQYSLVRTYQALSTASVEDLWCKIGDLTDVSWHPLLASTDVPHGLVVKPGLIYRAMTRLGPIPIRIFVERVNPGELLSVRILAIPGVEERVTYQVESTVCGTRVSYSVTLRGWLSPLVWSLTKPYAARVATKLAQAAEQGAMTTVPMDARTRSPGNSCFDF is encoded by the coding sequence ATGGCAAAATTCTGGACGAAACGGCGGCTTCAGCGTCATCGGATCAAGTTTCAGTATTCTCTGGTGAGAACTTACCAAGCACTCAGTACAGCCTCTGTGGAAGATTTATGGTGCAAGATTGGTGACCTCACCGACGTGTCTTGGCACCCTCTACTGGCTAGCACTGATGTTCCTCACGGCTTGGTAGTAAAACCAGGATTAATTTATCGGGCTATGACACGCTTGGGTCCGATTCCAATTCGAATTTTTGTGGAGCGCGTCAATCCGGGCGAATTACTCAGCGTCCGAATTTTGGCCATTCCTGGGGTAGAAGAAAGAGTAACGTACCAAGTCGAATCCACTGTTTGTGGCACTCGTGTTTCTTACTCAGTCACTTTGCGAGGCTGGCTCTCTCCTTTAGTCTGGTCCCTAACTAAACCCTACGCTGCCAGAGTGGCAACCAAGTTAGCACAAGCGGCAGAGCAGGGGGCGATGACAACTGTACCAATGGATGCAAGAACTCGATCGCCAGGGAATAGTTGTTTTGATTTTTAA
- a CDS encoding Mrp/NBP35 family ATP-binding protein has product MLNADSVLEVLRPVQDPELRKSLVELNMIRNVAIADGTVSFTLVLTTPACPLREFIVEDCQRAVKTLPGVQEVKVEVTAETPHQKSLPDRTGIEGVKNIVAISSGKGGVGKSTVAVNVAVALAQAGAKVGLIDADIYGPNAPTMLGLTDAQVMVSKGPQGDILEPAFNHGVKLVSMGFLIDPDQPVIWRGPMLNGIIRQFLYQTQWGDLDYLIVDMPPGTGDAQLTLAQAVPMAGAVIVTTPQTVALLDSRRGLKMFQQMGVPVLGIVENMSYFIPPDMPDRQYDIFGSEGGAKAAQELGVPLLGCVPLEIPLRQGGDRGVPITVADPDSASAKALKAIAQQIAAKVSVAALTSA; this is encoded by the coding sequence ATGCTTAATGCTGATTCAGTTTTAGAAGTTCTACGCCCCGTTCAAGACCCTGAGCTTCGCAAGAGTTTGGTGGAATTGAATATGATCCGTAACGTCGCGATCGCAGATGGAACCGTTAGTTTTACGTTGGTGCTAACCACTCCTGCCTGCCCACTGCGCGAATTTATTGTGGAAGATTGTCAGAGAGCAGTCAAAACTCTGCCTGGAGTCCAAGAAGTCAAGGTAGAGGTCACTGCCGAAACCCCACACCAAAAGTCGCTACCCGATCGCACTGGCATTGAGGGTGTGAAAAATATTGTTGCCATCTCTAGTGGAAAGGGTGGCGTTGGCAAAAGCACAGTCGCTGTGAACGTGGCAGTAGCCTTGGCCCAAGCGGGAGCCAAAGTGGGCTTGATCGATGCAGATATTTATGGCCCCAACGCTCCAACGATGCTGGGTCTGACAGATGCCCAAGTGATGGTGTCCAAAGGTCCACAAGGAGACATTTTAGAGCCTGCCTTTAACCACGGGGTCAAGCTAGTTTCAATGGGCTTCCTGATTGACCCTGACCAACCCGTAATCTGGCGCGGCCCCATGCTGAATGGAATTATTCGGCAGTTCCTCTATCAGACCCAGTGGGGCGACCTAGACTACCTGATTGTGGATATGCCCCCTGGGACTGGAGATGCTCAGTTGACTTTGGCTCAAGCGGTACCAATGGCTGGAGCTGTCATTGTCACCACCCCCCAAACGGTTGCCCTGTTAGACTCGCGCCGAGGATTGAAAATGTTCCAGCAAATGGGTGTACCTGTGTTGGGCATTGTCGAGAACATGAGCTACTTTATTCCCCCTGACATGCCCGATCGCCAATACGATATTTTTGGTTCAGAGGGAGGAGCAAAGGCGGCTCAAGAATTAGGTGTACCTTTGCTAGGCTGTGTACCTTTAGAGATTCCGTTACGTCAAGGTGGCGATCGCGGTGTACCCATTACGGTTGCTGATCCAGATTCAGCCTCGGCCAAAGCTTTAAAGGCAATTGCGCAACAAATTGCGGCAAAAGTTTCTGTCGCCGCGCTGACATCGGCGTAA